Genomic segment of Paenibacillaceae bacterium GAS479:
TTCTTCACTGGCAGCGTACCGGTTGGGCGCATTGTCATGGGGGCCGCGGCCAAAAATCTTGTTCCAGTCACACTTGAGCTGGGCGGGAAAAGTCCGGCTATCGTTGAACGCTCGGCTGATCTGAAAATTACCGCGCAAAGAATGATTTGGGGCAAGCTCATCAATGCTGGACAAACCTGCATCGCGCCAGACTATGTGCTCGTGGAGAATAGCGTTAAGCAAGAGTTAATCCGCCATCTCAGAGATGCGATAACCGCTTTTTACGGTACAGATCCCTCCAAGGCCGAATTTGGTCGGATCGTGAACGAGCGTCAATTCGATCGTCTCGCTGACATTCTTCGCCGTGATGAGGAGCAAATCGTTTTCGGCGGCAAAAGGGATCGTGAAGGGCTTTACATCGAGCCTACACTGCTGGATTCTGACTTCCACTCCTCAGCCGCGATGGAAGATGAGCTGTTCGGGCCGTTGCTGCCCATTATCGGGGTGGACAATATCGACGAAGCGATTAGGCTCGTGAATAGCCGACCGAAGCCGCTCGCGCTCTATTTATTCACGGATAACAAGGATGTATCGGACAAAGTACTGGAAAGCTGCTCCTTCGGCGGCGGCTCCATCAATGACACCTTATCCCATCTCGTCAATACGAATCTGCCCTTTGGCGGTGTCGGCAACTCCGGCATTGGCGCCTACCATGGCCGCCACAGCTATGAGCTGTTTTCACACCGAAAGAGCGTCGTGATCCGCAGCTTCAAGCTCAGCAACAGCATCATGTTCCCTCCTTATACCGAAGCGAAAATGAAGTTTATCAAAAAATTTCTCGGCTGATTCAATGCCTCACTCCATTGCGGCTACTCGCTGCGATTAACAAATCTTGCGTTTCCGCGTCTCAAAAGACGATCCAGCGATTACAAGTCTTTTGCCGCAACCGCTTCGGCGATTGCTTTCATTCCAGCATGGATTTGCTCCGTACCGGTTCTGGAAATGCTTAACCGCAAAAACTTGTCCCGTTTCAGCCAGCCGGCCAAATAAAAATCGCGCCCGTTGCGGATCTTGACTCCCTGAGCTGCAAGCCTTCCCTCCAGCCGGTCCATATTTACCGTTTGCGGTAGCCTAAGCGCGATGTAGATGCCGGATCCGCTGCTCGCAAGCTTCAGCGCGCCGGATTGCTGCAAGCTGCGGACCGCTTCGTTCATTTCAGCCATCCGGGCTGCGTATTGGCTGCCAATTTTGTTTTTATGGCGGTCGTACATGCCGCTGCGGATATAAATATCCAGCGCAGCTTGAGACAGCAGCGAGCTGCTGGAATAAGCAAGCCGTTCCACAAACATGGACTCCAGCTGATCCGGCAGCACCGCAAGCCCGATGCGGAGGCCGGGGAAAATCGCTTTGGAGAAGCTTTTTAAATAAATCACTCTCGTTCTGTCATAACCGTGAATCGGCTTGAAGCCGCGCTCCTCGCCGAGATCCGCCATATAGTCGTCTTCCGCAATATACACGTCGTACTTAGCCGCCAGCTTGGCGATCTTGTGCTTCTGCTCCTCGCGTAGCGAATCGCCGAGCGGATTATGGTAACGGGACATCGTGTAAAACAGCTTGACGTCTCCTTGCTTAAACTGCCTTTCCAGCTCCTCCAGGTCAAGCCCGGAATCGCCGCGCGGAACCCCGCGGACCGGAACGCCCTCCGCCTCTAAAAATTTCAGATGAAGGTCAAAAGATGGCTGCTCCACGATGACGACACTTTTGCCGTTGGGAAAGAGCATGCGGGACAGCAAGTCGAGGGCCGGCTTTACTCCTGCAGTCACGACAATCGAATCCGGAGATGCATACACTCCATTCGCTGCCAAATGTGACGCAAGCGTCCTCCGCAGCGAATCCATTCCTTTGATCGATCCGTACTGAAACAGCTCATGTTTGTAGGCGTCAATCGCTTTGTTGAGGCAATGCTGAAAATCCCGATAAGGAAACAGCTCCGTATCCGGCAGCACGGACGAGAAGTCGATCAAATCGCCCGTATGCTCCTCCTTGCTGGTTCTGGTGCGGCCAACCGCAAAATATCCGCTCTGCGGAATCGAATAGATCAGATGCCTTTTCTCCAGCTCGGCATAAGCGCGCAGCACCGTGCTGATGCTGCAGCCTTGCTGAGCCGCAGTGCTTCGTACCGAATTCAGCTTCTCTCCCTGACGGATGCTGCCGTCTGCCAGCCGCCTTTCTAAGTCGGTGAGAATTTTCCCGTATTTGCTAATAGCTTACACGCTCCGATTCCGATTCAGCCTCTTTTCTTCATTATACCTGGATGCGGCTCTAGGCATCATCGGAATTCAAACTGTATCGGTACAGTTCGCTCATTTGGTTCTGTTCGTTATGCTTGCGCTGCCTTATTCTGGTAACAGAGCCGCTTCGCTAGCGAATATCCAAGACCGGAAAGAAGGAATCTTTGTTGAAAACTCTCCAAAATCCCTGGTTCGCATACGCACCCATCATTCTACATGCAGTTAAAAACAATACCCAAGCGAAAGGCGCTGAATCGATATGACCAATCAAAACTTTTTAAACCAGCTATTTCGGAAACGGATCGGTTGGACGGAGGAAGGCAAGCTGGAATTTTCGCAGCTCGGGCCTTTTCTTGAAGCGGCTGCGCTTGCGTTTCCTTTTGAAAATCTGAGTATAACCTCCGGCTCCTCCACTCCCATGAGCGAAGAGTCGCTGATTGAAAAGCTGTTGGTGCGGGGTGAAGGCGGCTTATGCTACGAGTTGAATACGTTGCTCTATCTATTCCTGGCCAATAACGGCTTCGATGTCACAATGACAAGAGGCATTGTTTATAATCACGAGCTGCAGCATTGGCCTGCCGCAGGGAGAACGCATATCGCCGTTATATTAACCGAGCAGGGCGAGCGCTACCTTTTGGATACAGGTTTTGGCATCAATCATGCCCTCCGTCCGCTACCGCTTGCCGGCAAAACGGCAGAATCCCGCAATGGGTCCTTCCGGTTGCGGCGCGAAACAACTCCTTACGGCGATTATGTGTATGAAATGATGTTAAGCGGACGGGTCGAAAGCTGGCGGATTGGTTATGCGTTTGATTCCACGCTTGCGCTAACCAGCTTGGACGAACCGCGCGAGGTGCAGGAAATCATCGAACGGCACCCGGAATCTCCGTTTAACAAAAAACCGCTTGCCGCCAAGCTTACGGAAAACGGAAGCATGTCGCTGAGCCCGCAGTCTTTTACGCAATGGATCGATGGCAAGATGACCAAAACTCCTATTAGCGAAGCGGAATATGCCGATAAACTCCGCCTTTTCGGATTGTAAACCCTTGTTGACAAAGACTCTCCCTGTTAACTATAATTTCATTATACTTTCGTATGTTTATTTTTTTATTTATTTTATTTTCAATTTCATACAGAACTATATGTGATCGATCCTATTTGAATGCTTCCATAACTTTTTCGGGGGATGAGACTTTGGCTTCTTTTTTGGCGGCGGAGCGGCGAAACAAAATTCTTGACTATCTGTTTCAGCAGAAACGAGCGACGGTGAAGGAGCTGTCGGAGCTGCTCGGCGTGTCCGAGGTTACACTCCGCTCCGATTTGCGTCTGTTGGACAAGGACGGGGTCATTCAGCGCAACCACGGGGGCGTTATTTTGCAGGAGGAGCCTCGTAACGAGCAAAACTTCTCCGTCCGGGAGAAGAAAAATCATAACGAAAAATCGGCCATAGGTCAGAACGCTCTGGAGCTTGTAGAGGACGGTCAGTGCATCGTGCTGGATGGAAGCTCTACTGTGCTGGAGATGGCGCGAGGGCTCAAAAAAATGAAAGTCCGTCTGACCGTCATTACGAACGGAATGTATACGGCATTGGAGCTCAGCGAAAATCCCGGCCTGACCGTTATACTGATCGGCGGCGTGCTCCGGGTCGGCAGCAGCGCGCTGGAAGGCACGCTCGGCAAAAATATTTTGGAAAAAATCAATGTAGACACGATGTTTACCTCCGCCAGCGGCTTCACAGCCGAAGAGGGGCTGACTGATTTTAATGTGTACGAAGTCGAGCTCAAAAAAGAAATGGCCGCTGCTTCCACGCGCATCGTCGCGCTGCTCGACCATAGCAAAATCGGCAGGAACTCCATTTCCACCTTTGCCGCCGCGAATGAAATCCATACGATAATCACGGACAGCGCTACTCCCCGCAAAATTGTCGATGAGATCCGCGGCCAAGGAATCAACGTCATCGTTCCTTGAGCAACTGACACTCGATCTTCGTTTGCTTCCTCCGCGCCAAAAAGCTCTTGCAAACTGCAAGGGCTTTTTGGCGCGGAGGGACTACTTATACTGCTGTTTGATTCTGTACCTGTATTTATTAAATTTCCTTCTTTCCCCCACTTTTTTCTGTATAACTCCGTTTAGACGATCCAAAAGCCTGTTCTTCCGGAAAACACTCCGCTTTTTACTTTAGAGTCCAAGCGTATTCTTTTATTACGCATATAGTGTTTGATATAAGGTGAACTTGAGGGATCGATATTAGAAATAATGTGGAAGGAAATTCTGTTTCGCTTAGACATAATCTCTCGATTTTATGAACCTCGTAATTGAAGCTGAAAGGAGTAATTAAAATGAATATTAACAATTGCCAAAAAAGCAACATGAGTTTTATATTGGTTTTATTTATTCTTCTCGTTCTCATTGTTCAATGCTTCCCGTCTATGGACAGCCTTAACTCTCAGAACGAGGGTATGAGCGGCATAGTAGATTATCAAGGATTTGACATCATTAACAATTCGAGTTATGAATTAAGGTGGCTCAGTTCCGTTGGTACACGTCGTCCTTTTCCAACCCCTACTGATATTTTGGCTGCCCGGGATGGTTTTCAGCATTTTGAGTTACCGATTGTGCCAAATGAGGTAATTCAATCCACTCAGTCCTATTATTCCCCTTTCTTTTTAACGTTGGCTAAATTTAGATTAAATTGTGTTTCTTTTAGTTCCAGACCACTTGCTAGTATTAGTAATATTATTTTACCATTGCAATTAACCTACAATTTATCTACCAATAGAACGCAGTTAATAATTGTAGACGCGTCACGTTAGTTTGCCAACACTAAACGGGACAACGTTTATGGATGCAGCAATTTACCCGCGCACTCATGACGATTCCGAAATCGCGGTTAAATGATAAGGCTGTTTGCCTTTATAAAACTTCTTCAGCGCTTTATGAATGGCGTCGGCGACCGTCTGCTGCCCCTGGCTGCTTAACAGCATTTCTTCCTCATCCGGATTCGTTAAATATCCCGATTCCACGATAACAGCCGGGACTTCTGCTGTTGTCAAAGTAATATACTCATCCTGCTTTACGCCGCGATTCCGAGTTCCCAATACCTTTGAAACCTGATTCTGCAGCGCTGTAGCAAGAGCTATGCTATGTTCCTGTTCATACAAGGTCTCGGTTCCGGAAACCTCTTGATCCTCGTACGTATTGCCGTGAAAAGAAGATATAATGGCATCCGCCTTCCATTCGTTTGCCAGTTCTCGAATAAGGTTTTATTTTCGTCAATGAGATGCTGGGGCAGGACTCGATGTTTGAAACAGGAATACTTTGGCCGAAAGATCAACGGACAAATGACCGTATCCGAAAATATTGGCGATATAGGCGGACTCACCGGCGCGCTCGAAGCGGTGAAACAGCTGCCGGATGCCAATCTGAAAGAGCTTTATCAATCCTGGGCGACCGTGTGGAGAAGGGAAACTCGCCCGGAATTTGAAGAGATGTTTTTTATCACCTCACGGCATTCGCCCCATAAGGTGAGGGTAAACACGGTTATTGCCAACACCGATGAGTTCTACTCCACATTTGGAGTCAAAAAAGGCGATGCGATGTACATTGCCCCGGAGGACAGACTTCGGATTTGGTAACCTAACGGCAGCCTCACCAACGGTCAGCCTGTAGGGTAAGCTTAAAAAAGCGGCAAGCGCATCAACGCGCCTGCCGCTTTTTCTATTATTTGGCCTGAGGCTTGAACCAGCCGTCCAGACCGCTCTGGATCGTTTTGGCCGCTTCGGCCGGCTCCATCTTTTTGTTCATGACAAGCGCCGTAATCCGTCCCAACTCGGCGTCCGTGTTAGGCTCGCCGCGCGACAGCAGCTGGTAAGCAATTCTTGGCGAGGAATTGCCGTCCTTCACCCAGCTCATGAACTGCTGGGCTAGCGGGTCCTTCAGCTCGACCTTGTGGCTCGAAAGCGAGAAGAAACCCGGCAGCGCATTGTTCCACAGCTCGGCGAACTCCGGCGTCATCAGCCATTGCAGGAACTGCTTCGCCTCTTCCGGATGTTTGGAGGCGGCGTTCAGCGCCATGCCGCTGTCGGGATGGTTGTTGATATAACCCGCATCCCCTTCTTTTTCGACGGGCAGCGGGAAAGCCCCGTATTCGAACTGGTCGGCGATTTTGCTCTTGAAGATCGAGATTTCCCACGAACCGGCCGGGTAAACGGCCGCTTGTCCGGACATAAACAGGTTCTGCATGTCGGCATACGTAATCGATTCGTAACCTTCCGGCATATAATCGGCGAGCTTGCGGAGAAATTCCCAAGTCTGCACATAAGGAGCATCGGTAAACTTCTGCTTGCCCTCGATCAGCGCGAGCCTTCCTTCCTCGCCTTTATTAAAGCCCGGCACGTTAAGATTGAAGCCGAGCAGCCCCGGCACGAACTGGTCGGCCGTACCCATCGCAAACGGCGTATATTTGCCGTCCTTTTTAACCGCGTCCAGCACCTGGAAAAACTGCTCACGGGTCGTCGGGACCTGCAGCTTAAGCTCGTCGAATATGGCCTTGTTGTAAATGTAACCATGCAATACGGACGCGAGGGGAACCGCGAATTGCGTGCCGTCGTCAAGTTTCCATGCGTCAAGAGCCATCTCCGGGAAGTTGTCCTTGTTCAGGCCTTCCAGATCGTCCAACTTGGCAAAGGAGCCGTTTTTGGCCATATCAATCCGGAAGTCATAGGGCTCCACCATGATCAGATCCCCTGCTGTGCCAGCCGATAATTTGGTCGATAGCGAAGTGCCGTATTCGGTATTTTGCGTAGGCTTGAACTCAACTTGAATCTGGGGATACTTTACCTCGAATGCCGGCAAAATGACCTCGTTCCAAACTTTCATATCGTCCGTGCGCCAGCTTTCAATCGTCAGCTTCACTTTCTCCCCACCGTTATCCGAACCCGCGTTGTTGTCCGCTCCTTGCGTCTTCGCACCTCCGCTGCAGCCTGCAGCCGCCAATGCCATTACAAGTACAGTGCTAACCAGCCAGCTCTTTCTCATGTCGACAATCCCCCTCGTTTGAGTTGTCTTCTTTACTTCCTAATTTCAGGGATACTGCTTAACGCCCATTTGCTCCGGATCATGCGACATCAGAATATAATCCGAGCGTTTGATCGCCTCCTCCATGCTGTGCCACAGCTCAATTACATTGGCGAAGCGCCCCGGAGGCGTCAAGGGCCATCCATGTTTTTTGTCTGGCTCCATATTTTCGCGAACGAACATCAGGTCGCCAACGATGACGTACTTGCCTTTTTCGGTCTGCACGGACACCGCCATATGGCCCGGGCTGTGCCCCGGCGTCGGAAACACGCTGATTCCTTCAATAATGTCGGCGTCGCCTTCCACCAGATCGAAGTCGCGGCCTGCGAACGGAGGTGTCAGGCCCGTCGCTTCCGGGTATTCGTAGGAATTCCAGTAGAACGGAATCGGATTGACCGCAAACTCATGCTCGATCCGGCTTGCCACCAGCTTGGCGTTAGGGAAGTGATGCAGGTTGAAGCAATGGTCCCAGTGCAGATGAGTGAAAATAATCAGCTCGATTTCATCTGTGGAGATGCCCATGGAAGCGAGCTGTTCATGAATGGCCTGGCCTGGATCCTGCCTGCCGTCATGATGATATTTAATCGAGTGCTCCGTATCGCTCATGCCTGTATCAACGAGAATCTTTTTGTCGCCGCCTTCAACGAGGAAGCAGAAAACCGGGAATTCCACAATTTCTCCGTTTCCTTGGCGGAATGTCGCATAGTTTCCTTTGTCCAGCAACTGGTAGCCTGTGAGAATCGGTTTGATCGTATAGTTCATAATGTCCTCCTGGATTGTAGTATAGGAATGGATTATTGCTCGATTTGGACGCCTTGCTCTTCCGCGGCACGGATGATGTAATCGCGCGCTAGACGGTATTCGCGCTCCAGCAGCTCCGGCTGGCTGTGCGGGGAACGGTTGAAGCCTGGATAGCCGGCTGCTCCGGGCACATCTTCAAGCTCAAGCGACAATGGGCCGTTGTAGCCGATATCGTCGAGCGCGCGGATTGTGGCGCCCCAGTCGATTTTGCCTTTGCCGGGACGCCAGTGGGCGTTGGATTGGCCGTCGTTGTCGGAGAAATGGGTGTGGAAAATGCGGTCGCCAACCTCATACGCTACCACTTGCGCCATTTCGCCCATCGGGAACAGATGGCTCGGATCAAGATTCAGGCCGATCCGGTTCGTCGACAGTTGATCCATC
This window contains:
- a CDS encoding aldehyde dehydrogenase (NAD+) encodes the protein MNQITHADVDKMLAEHRSYFETGSTRSIDFRITQLNRLGDAIRKYEQPLLEAVYKDLHKAPAEAYMSEIGLTMGSIKEMTKKLRSWAKPERVRSSLFHLPAKSRIYREPYGTVLIIGPFNYPFHLLIEPLVGAIAAGNCAVLKPSENTPHVSAVVRDMITDTFEPSYIRVVEGEKETVTALIESNFDYIFFTGSVPVGRIVMGAAAKNLVPVTLELGGKSPAIVERSADLKITAQRMIWGKLINAGQTCIAPDYVLVENSVKQELIRHLRDAITAFYGTDPSKAEFGRIVNERQFDRLADILRRDEEQIVFGGKRDREGLYIEPTLLDSDFHSSAAMEDELFGPLLPIIGVDNIDEAIRLVNSRPKPLALYLFTDNKDVSDKVLESCSFGGGSINDTLSHLVNTNLPFGGVGNSGIGAYHGRHSYELFSHRKSVVIRSFKLSNSIMFPPYTEAKMKFIKKFLG
- a CDS encoding transcriptional regulator, DeoR family, giving the protein MASFLAAERRNKILDYLFQQKRATVKELSELLGVSEVTLRSDLRLLDKDGVIQRNHGGVILQEEPRNEQNFSVREKKNHNEKSAIGQNALELVEDGQCIVLDGSSTVLEMARGLKKMKVRLTVITNGMYTALELSENPGLTVILIGGVLRVGSSALEGTLGKNILEKINVDTMFTSASGFTAEEGLTDFNVYEVELKKEMAAASTRIVALLDHSKIGRNSISTFAAANEIHTIITDSATPRKIVDEIRGQGINVIVP
- a CDS encoding DNA-binding transcriptional regulator, MocR family, contains an aminotransferase domain (non-canonical start codon;~manually curated), encoding MSKYGKILTDLERRLADGSIRQGEKLNSVRSTAAQQGCSISTVLRAYAELEKRHLIYSIPQSGYFAVGRTRTSKEEHTGDLIDFSSVLPDTELFPYRDFQHCLNKAIDAYKHELFQYGSIKGMDSLRRTLASHLAANGVYASPDSIVVTAGVKPALDLLSRMLFPNGKSVVIVEQPSFDLHLKFLEAEGVPVRGVPRGDSGLDLEELERQFKQGDVKLFYTMSRYHNPLGDSLREEQKHKIAKLAAKYDVYIAEDDYMADLGEERGFKPIHGYDRTRVIYLKSFSKAIFPGLRIGLAVLPDQLESMFVERLAYSSSSLLSQAALDIYIRSGMYDRHKNKIGSQYAARMAEMNEAVRSLQQSGALKLASSGSGIYIALRLPQTVNMDRLEGRLAAQGVKIRNGRDFYLAGWLKRDKFLRLSISRTGTEQIHAGMKAIAEAVAAKDL
- a CDS encoding Glyoxylase, beta-lactamase superfamily II, with the protein product MNYTIKPILTGYQLLDKGNYATFRQGNGEIVEFPVFCFLVEGGDKKILVDTGMSDTEHSIKYHHDGRQDPGQAIHEQLASMGISTDEIELIIFTHLHWDHCFNLHHFPNAKLVASRIEHEFAVNPIPFYWNSYEYPEATGLTPPFAGRDFDLVEGDADIIEGISVFPTPGHSPGHMAVSVQTEKGKYVIVGDLMFVRENMEPDKKHGWPLTPPGRFANVIELWHSMEEAIKRSDYILMSHDPEQMGVKQYP
- a CDS encoding carbohydrate ABC transporter substrate-binding protein, CUT1 family translates to MRKSWLVSTVLVMALAAAGCSGGAKTQGADNNAGSDNGGEKVKLTIESWRTDDMKVWNEVILPAFEVKYPQIQVEFKPTQNTEYGTSLSTKLSAGTAGDLIMVEPYDFRIDMAKNGSFAKLDDLEGLNKDNFPEMALDAWKLDDGTQFAVPLASVLHGYIYNKAIFDELKLQVPTTREQFFQVLDAVKKDGKYTPFAMGTADQFVPGLLGFNLNVPGFNKGEEGRLALIEGKQKFTDAPYVQTWEFLRKLADYMPEGYESITYADMQNLFMSGQAAVYPAGSWEISIFKSKIADQFEYGAFPLPVEKEGDAGYINNHPDSGMALNAASKHPEEAKQFLQWLMTPEFAELWNNALPGFFSLSSHKVELKDPLAQQFMSWVKDGNSSPRIAYQLLSRGEPNTDAELGRITALVMNKKMEPAEAAKTIQSGLDGWFKPQAK
- a CDS encoding N-hydroxyarylamine O-acetyltransferase, producing the protein MTNQNFLNQLFRKRIGWTEEGKLEFSQLGPFLEAAALAFPFENLSITSGSSTPMSEESLIEKLLVRGEGGLCYELNTLLYLFLANNGFDVTMTRGIVYNHELQHWPAAGRTHIAVILTEQGERYLLDTGFGINHALRPLPLAGKTAESRNGSFRLRRETTPYGDYVYEMMLSGRVESWRIGYAFDSTLALTSLDEPREVQEIIERHPESPFNKKPLAAKLTENGSMSLSPQSFTQWIDGKMTKTPISEAEYADKLRLFGL